One region of Ornithorhynchus anatinus isolate Pmale09 chromosome X5, mOrnAna1.pri.v4, whole genome shotgun sequence genomic DNA includes:
- the CELF3 gene encoding CUGBP Elav-like family member 3 isoform X5: MNRPIQVKPADSESRGDRKLFVGMLGKQQTDDDVRKMFEPFGNIDECTVLRGPDGTSKGCAFVKFQTHVEAQAAINTLHGSRTLPGASSSLVVKFADTEKERGLRRMQQVANQWGLFSPIALQFGAYSAYTQALMQQQAALVAAHSAYLNPVPMAAVQLAGLTSNGLIATPITPSSGTSTPPAIPATPVSAIPALGVNSFSPVPAQPPAGQPGSDALYTNGVHPYPAQSPAAPVDPLQQAYAGMQHYTAAYPTAYGLVSPAFPQPPTLVAQQPPPPLPQPPPPPQQQQQQQREGPEGCNIFIYHLPQEFTDSEILQMFVPFGHVISAKVFVDRATNQSKCFGFVSFDNPGSAQAAIQAMNGFQIGTKRLKVQLKRPKDANRPY, translated from the exons atgaACCGGCCGATCCAGGTGAAGCCGGCAGACAGCGAGAGCCGTGGag ACCGGAAGCTGTTCGTGGggatgctggggaagcagcagacgGACGACGACGTCAGGAAGATGTTTGAGCCGTTCGGGAACATCGACGAGTGCACGGTCCTCCGGGGCCCTGACGGCACCAGCAAAG GCTGTGCCTTTGTGAAGTTCCAGACCCACGTGGAGGCCCAGGCCGCCATCAACACCCTTCACGGCAGCCGGACCCTCCCG GGCGCGTCGTCCAGCCTGGTGGTGAAGTTCGCGGACACGGAGAAGGAGCGGGGGCTGCGGCGGATGCAGCAGGTGGCAAATCAGTGGGGGCTGTTCAGCCCCATCGCCCTCCAGTTCGGGGCCTACAGCGCCTACACCCAAGCG CTGATGCAGCAGCAGGCGGCTCTGGTGGCTGCCCACAGCGCCTACCTCAACCCGGTGCCCATGGCGGCCGTGCAGCTGGCCGGCCTCACTTCCAACGGGCTCATCGccacccccatcaccccctcctcag GAACCAGCACGCCCCCTGCCATCCCCGCCACGCCCGTGTCCGCCATCCCCGCGCTGGGCGTCAACAGCTTTAGCCCGGTGCCCGCGCAGCCCCCCGCCGGACAGCCCGGCTCCGACGCCCTCTACACCAACGGCGTCCACCCCTACCCCG CCCAGAGCCCGGCCGCCCCCGTGGACCCCCTCCAGCAGGCCTACGCCGGCATGCAGCACTACACCg cggcCTACCCCACGGCCTACGGGCTGGTCAGCCCCGCCTTCCCCCAGCCGCCCACCCTGGTCGCTCAacagcccccgccgcccctgccccagcccccgcccccgccgcagcagcagcagcagcagcagcgagaag GCCCCGAAGGCTGCAACATCTTCATCTACCACCTGCCCCAGGAGTTCACGGACTCCGAGATCCTCCAGATGTTCGTCCCCTTCGGGCATGTCATTTCCGCCAAGGTCTTCGTCGACCGGGCCACCAACCAGAGCAAATGTTTCG gtttCGTGAGTTTCGACAATCCGGGCAGCGCCCAGGCGGCCATCCAGGCCATGAACGGCTTTCAGATCGGCACCAAGCGGCTCAAAGTCCAGCTCAAGCGACCCAAGGACGCCAACCGACCCTACTGA
- the CELF3 gene encoding CUGBP Elav-like family member 3 isoform X4 has product MNRPIQVKPADSESRGEDRKLFVGMLGKQQTDDDVRKMFEPFGNIDECTVLRGPDGTSKGCAFVKFQTHVEAQAAINTLHGSRTLPGASSSLVVKFADTEKERGLRRMQQVANQWGLFSPIALQFGAYSAYTQALMQQQAALVAAHSAYLNPVPMAAVQLAGLTSNGLIATPITPSSGTSTPPAIPATPVSAIPALGVNSFSPVPAQPPAGQPGSDALYTNGVHPYPAQSPAAPVDPLQQAYAGMQHYTAAYPTAYGLVSPAFPQPPTLVAQQPPPPLPQPPPPPQQQQQQQREGPEGCNIFIYHLPQEFTDSEILQMFVPFGHVISAKVFVDRATNQSKCFGFVSFDNPGSAQAAIQAMNGFQIGTKRLKVQLKRPKDANRPY; this is encoded by the exons atgaACCGGCCGATCCAGGTGAAGCCGGCAGACAGCGAGAGCCGTGGag aaGACCGGAAGCTGTTCGTGGggatgctggggaagcagcagacgGACGACGACGTCAGGAAGATGTTTGAGCCGTTCGGGAACATCGACGAGTGCACGGTCCTCCGGGGCCCTGACGGCACCAGCAAAG GCTGTGCCTTTGTGAAGTTCCAGACCCACGTGGAGGCCCAGGCCGCCATCAACACCCTTCACGGCAGCCGGACCCTCCCG GGCGCGTCGTCCAGCCTGGTGGTGAAGTTCGCGGACACGGAGAAGGAGCGGGGGCTGCGGCGGATGCAGCAGGTGGCAAATCAGTGGGGGCTGTTCAGCCCCATCGCCCTCCAGTTCGGGGCCTACAGCGCCTACACCCAAGCG CTGATGCAGCAGCAGGCGGCTCTGGTGGCTGCCCACAGCGCCTACCTCAACCCGGTGCCCATGGCGGCCGTGCAGCTGGCCGGCCTCACTTCCAACGGGCTCATCGccacccccatcaccccctcctcag GAACCAGCACGCCCCCTGCCATCCCCGCCACGCCCGTGTCCGCCATCCCCGCGCTGGGCGTCAACAGCTTTAGCCCGGTGCCCGCGCAGCCCCCCGCCGGACAGCCCGGCTCCGACGCCCTCTACACCAACGGCGTCCACCCCTACCCCG CCCAGAGCCCGGCCGCCCCCGTGGACCCCCTCCAGCAGGCCTACGCCGGCATGCAGCACTACACCg cggcCTACCCCACGGCCTACGGGCTGGTCAGCCCCGCCTTCCCCCAGCCGCCCACCCTGGTCGCTCAacagcccccgccgcccctgccccagcccccgcccccgccgcagcagcagcagcagcagcagcgagaag GCCCCGAAGGCTGCAACATCTTCATCTACCACCTGCCCCAGGAGTTCACGGACTCCGAGATCCTCCAGATGTTCGTCCCCTTCGGGCATGTCATTTCCGCCAAGGTCTTCGTCGACCGGGCCACCAACCAGAGCAAATGTTTCG gtttCGTGAGTTTCGACAATCCGGGCAGCGCCCAGGCGGCCATCCAGGCCATGAACGGCTTTCAGATCGGCACCAAGCGGCTCAAAGTCCAGCTCAAGCGACCCAAGGACGCCAACCGACCCTACTGA